From a region of the Methanothrix sp. genome:
- a CDS encoding mRNA surveillance protein pelota has product MRVVKRSLRGDEGEISLVAESLDDLWHLKHLVSPGDLVFATTQRKISGATDKLRPEKAERRTVRLGIAVEAVEFHTYSNWLRIHGVIKSGVDIGSYHTLNIEAGSELSIIKRWRPDELQRIEEAVAESNRPRVVLALVEEGEATIGVLRQFGVQTVAEIRGGSGKGSGSSVRDDFLKEVADQIANSAGDDAYVVLAGPGFTKEDLRKVMEARYPDLLKRLTMDDASSTGRSGFQEVLRRGTVDRIVEASRISRETRLMDDLMKEIATDGRAAYGIREVREAANYGAIETLMITDNLVRRGEMEELIRDVTGGRGRVVIFSSEFEPGERLEALGGVAALLRFRIPGAS; this is encoded by the coding sequence ATGCGCGTCGTGAAAAGAAGCCTTCGCGGTGATGAGGGTGAGATCTCTCTGGTTGCTGAGAGCCTTGACGATCTCTGGCACCTGAAGCATCTCGTATCTCCTGGAGATCTGGTCTTTGCCACAACACAGCGCAAGATCTCCGGCGCGACGGACAAGCTCCGGCCGGAGAAGGCCGAGCGGAGGACTGTGCGGCTTGGCATCGCGGTTGAGGCTGTGGAGTTCCACACATACTCAAACTGGCTCAGGATCCATGGGGTGATAAAGTCGGGGGTGGATATCGGGTCTTATCACACGCTGAACATCGAGGCCGGGTCGGAGCTCTCTATAATAAAGAGATGGCGCCCTGACGAGCTCCAGAGGATCGAGGAGGCTGTGGCAGAGTCGAACCGGCCGCGGGTCGTCCTGGCTCTCGTCGAGGAGGGCGAGGCCACAATAGGCGTCCTCCGGCAGTTCGGCGTCCAGACCGTGGCCGAGATCAGGGGAGGGAGCGGGAAAGGCTCTGGATCCAGCGTGAGAGATGATTTCCTAAAAGAGGTCGCGGATCAGATTGCGAACTCTGCTGGCGATGATGCTTATGTTGTCCTGGCAGGCCCGGGCTTCACGAAGGAGGATCTCAGGAAGGTGATGGAGGCCAGGTACCCTGATCTCCTCAAGCGCCTCACAATGGATGATGCATCATCCACAGGAAGGTCTGGATTCCAGGAGGTTCTGAGAAGAGGAACGGTTGACAGGATCGTCGAGGCGAGCAGGATATCGCGCGAGACCAGGCTGATGGACGATCTGATGAAGGAGATAGCGACAGATGGAAGGGCAGCTTACGGCATCAGAGAGGTCAGGGAGGCTGCGAACTACGGCGCGATCGAGACCCTGATGATCACGGACAATCTCGTGCGGAGGGGCGAGATGGAGGAGCTGATAAGAGATGTCACTGGAGGGCGCGGCAGGGTTGTGATATTCAGCTCGGAGTTCGAGCCTGGAGAGAGGCTTGAGGCCCTGGGCGGGGTCGCTGCGCTGCTGCGCTTCAGGATTCCAGGAGCATCGTGA
- a CDS encoding DUF115 domain-containing protein — MRFEEWDRIYKRILADFSFSRSRDEEAARVLSSLLDSIDQITLDELKDAVRGRDVVVCGNAPRLRDEIGGITPSDVVVAADGATSVLLEHDVIPDIIVTDLDGCIPDIIDANRRGSAVVVHAHGDNIDKLKEHVPHLRRVLGTTQASPLENVHNFGGFTDGDRAVFLALEFMPKSIRLIGFDFDDENVTPRKSKKLRWAKVLLEIALGPRCTDP, encoded by the coding sequence ATGCGCTTCGAGGAATGGGATAGGATATACAAGAGGATCCTTGCCGACTTCAGCTTCTCCAGATCCAGGGATGAGGAGGCGGCGCGCGTTCTCTCCTCTCTTCTCGATTCCATCGATCAGATCACGCTGGACGAGCTCAAGGATGCTGTTCGCGGCAGGGATGTGGTGGTGTGCGGCAACGCTCCCCGCCTGAGAGATGAGATCGGAGGAATAACTCCCTCGGATGTTGTCGTGGCAGCAGACGGCGCCACATCAGTGCTTCTTGAGCATGATGTGATCCCAGACATCATAGTGACAGATCTGGATGGATGCATTCCGGACATCATCGATGCCAATCGCAGGGGATCTGCGGTCGTGGTGCATGCGCACGGGGATAACATCGATAAGCTGAAGGAGCACGTGCCGCATCTCAGGCGTGTCCTGGGAACGACGCAGGCATCGCCGCTGGAGAACGTCCACAACTTCGGAGGGTTCACAGACGGCGACAGGGCCGTGTTTCTCGCACTCGAGTTCATGCCCAAAAGCATCAGACTGATCGGGTTCGATTTTGATGATGAGAACGTCACGCCCAGAAAGTCCAAGAAGCTCAGATGGGCGAAGGTGCTCCTTGAGATCGCGCTCGGACCCAGATGCACAGATCCCTGA
- the aspS gene encoding aspartate--tRNA(Asn) ligase translates to MILRTHYSGEIRPEMDGSEVTLAGHVHEIRDLGGICFLVLRDREGLAQVTVLTKRADRKLVETVRGVSRESVVLVRGRVKAEPKAPNGFEILPEAVEVLSRADSPLPLDPTGKVGAELDTRLDARFLDLRRPASMAVFKIESAVMRSLRNTFYENGFIEVCTPKIVATATEGGTALFPISYFEREAFLNQSPQLYKQMLMATGLDRVFEIGPIFRAEEHDTRRHLNEAISVDIEMSYADHEDVMSLLENAVSSAYRYVLESCDKELQILGVELDVPKTPFRRITYTEALEMASESGKKSMEWGDDIDTETEHYLGSVIGEHYFLTDWPSSVKPYYTQPYDDKPEICKGFDLMHPTMELASGAQRVHDYDLLVSRIKEKGLNPESFEFYLKPFRYGMPPHAGWGLGLARLVQTMLGLENIRDAVLFPRDRRRLVP, encoded by the coding sequence TTGATTCTCAGAACTCATTATTCCGGTGAGATACGTCCGGAGATGGACGGATCAGAGGTCACGCTGGCAGGACATGTCCACGAGATCAGGGATCTTGGTGGAATATGCTTTCTCGTTCTCAGAGACAGGGAGGGGCTCGCGCAGGTGACGGTTCTCACAAAGAGGGCTGACCGAAAGCTGGTGGAGACTGTGCGCGGCGTGAGCAGGGAGAGTGTGGTTCTGGTTCGCGGCAGGGTCAAGGCAGAGCCGAAGGCGCCGAACGGCTTCGAGATCCTCCCTGAGGCTGTGGAGGTGCTCTCGAGAGCGGATTCGCCCCTGCCCCTCGATCCCACGGGTAAGGTCGGCGCGGAGCTCGACACCAGGCTGGATGCGAGGTTTCTGGACCTGAGAAGACCCGCATCGATGGCCGTCTTCAAGATAGAGTCCGCTGTTATGAGAAGCCTGAGGAACACATTCTATGAGAACGGATTCATCGAGGTCTGCACGCCAAAGATCGTGGCGACCGCGACTGAGGGAGGCACAGCTCTCTTCCCGATAAGCTACTTCGAGAGGGAGGCGTTCCTGAACCAGAGCCCGCAGCTCTACAAGCAGATGCTGATGGCCACGGGCCTCGACAGGGTCTTCGAGATAGGGCCGATATTCAGGGCTGAGGAGCATGACACAAGGAGACATCTGAACGAGGCGATATCTGTGGATATAGAGATGAGCTATGCGGATCACGAGGATGTGATGTCGCTCCTGGAGAACGCTGTCTCCTCGGCTTACAGATACGTCTTGGAGAGCTGCGATAAGGAGCTACAAATTCTGGGCGTTGAGCTTGATGTCCCGAAGACTCCGTTCAGGAGGATCACATACACAGAGGCACTCGAGATGGCCAGCGAATCCGGAAAGAAAAGCATGGAGTGGGGTGATGATATAGATACTGAGACCGAGCACTACCTGGGATCTGTGATCGGAGAGCATTACTTCCTGACGGACTGGCCGAGCTCTGTGAAGCCATACTACACACAGCCATATGATGATAAACCTGAGATCTGCAAGGGTTTCGACCTCATGCATCCCACGATGGAGCTTGCGAGCGGTGCGCAGCGCGTGCATGATTACGATCTCCTAGTCAGCAGAATAAAGGAGAAGGGTCTGAACCCGGAGAGCTTCGAGTTCTACCTCAAGCCGTTCAGGTACGGAATGCCGCCACATGCAGGCTGGGGGCTGGGGCTGGCGCGTCTCGTCCAGACCATGCTCGGGCTTGAGAACATCAGGGATGCGGTGCTCTTTCCAAGAGATCGGAGGAGACTGGTCCCCTGA
- the pstB gene encoding phosphate ABC transporter ATP-binding protein PstB, which produces MFKIESRNLSLWYGNKQALKNITLGIPENKITALIGPSGCGKSTFIRCINRMNDLISGVRIEGEILYDGKNIYDKDMDVVSLRKKIGMVFQKPNPFPMSIYDNVAYGPRIHGYRNIDRIVEQSLKDAALWEEVEDRLDQPAMGLSGGQQQRLCIARALAMRPEVLLFDEPCSALDPISTARIEGLMESLRGRYTQIIVTHNMQQAARVSDYTAYFYMGEMIEFGETKQIFENPRERSTEDYITGRFG; this is translated from the coding sequence TTGTTCAAGATAGAGTCGAGGAACCTATCGCTCTGGTACGGGAATAAGCAGGCTCTGAAGAACATAACCCTGGGGATTCCTGAGAACAAAATAACGGCTCTCATAGGCCCATCGGGATGCGGAAAATCTACGTTTATCAGATGCATCAACAGGATGAACGATCTCATATCAGGCGTCAGGATCGAGGGAGAGATCCTGTACGATGGGAAGAACATCTACGATAAGGACATGGATGTCGTCTCTCTCCGAAAGAAGATAGGCATGGTCTTCCAGAAGCCAAACCCCTTCCCGATGTCGATCTACGATAACGTTGCATACGGCCCGAGGATTCATGGATACAGGAACATCGACAGGATCGTGGAGCAGAGCCTGAAGGACGCCGCGCTCTGGGAGGAGGTAGAGGACAGGCTAGATCAGCCGGCCATGGGTCTGAGCGGTGGGCAGCAGCAGAGGCTCTGCATAGCAAGGGCGCTGGCCATGAGACCTGAGGTCCTGCTCTTCGACGAGCCATGCAGCGCTCTCGATCCAATATCGACAGCACGCATAGAGGGGCTCATGGAATCGCTCAGAGGAAGATACACACAGATCATAGTGACGCACAACATGCAGCAGGCTGCGAGGGTCTCTGATTACACCGCATACTTCTACATGGGGGAGATGATAGAGTTCGGGGAGACGAAGCAGATCTTCGAGAATCCCAGGGAGAGGAGCACAGAGGATTACATCACTGGAAGGTTTGGTTAG
- the phoU gene encoding phosphate signaling complex protein PhoU: MGVLSPYREKYHRDLNALRTMTKELSDLVSSSIERSVEALCRNDAILAREVVQGDYAVDDLSVKLESKCMELLALQQPMAKDLRMIIGILKIGIDLERAGDLAVDIARAVIQTKDRDHIEKPDGLSRMARIAVEMLSGAMEALERGDPEMARNVTRHDYEIDSLYVKVRDALMMMTAENMSLMDRTIPMLMVNRHLERIGDHICNICESIVYMIEGKREHLN; the protein is encoded by the coding sequence GTGGGGGTTTTGAGTCCGTACAGGGAGAAGTACCACAGAGATCTGAACGCGCTCAGGACGATGACGAAGGAGCTCTCAGATCTCGTCTCCTCCTCGATAGAGAGATCTGTGGAGGCGCTCTGCAGGAACGATGCCATCCTGGCCAGGGAGGTCGTTCAGGGCGACTACGCGGTTGACGATCTGAGCGTGAAGCTGGAGAGCAAGTGCATGGAGCTCCTGGCCCTTCAGCAGCCAATGGCGAAGGACCTGAGGATGATAATCGGCATACTTAAGATCGGGATAGATCTCGAGCGCGCAGGAGATCTCGCCGTGGACATAGCCAGGGCCGTGATCCAGACAAAGGACAGGGATCATATAGAGAAGCCAGACGGCCTCTCGAGGATGGCACGCATCGCGGTTGAGATGCTGTCAGGGGCGATGGAGGCTCTCGAGAGGGGTGATCCAGAGATGGCGAGGAATGTGACGAGGCATGATTACGAGATCGATTCTCTCTACGTAAAGGTGCGTGACGCGCTGATGATGATGACGGCTGAGAACATGAGCCTCATGGACCGGACGATTCCAATGCTCATGGTGAACAGGCACCTCGAGAGGATCGGGGATCACATCTGCAACATCTGCGAGTCCATAGTTTATATGATCGAAGGGAAGAGAGAGCATCTGAATTAA
- a CDS encoding phosphate uptake regulator PhoU: METRKVQRTGKSTFIVSLPKGWAVRNGIKPGSIVYITQGDSGDLILSPQRTSQNLKVKLDIGEKSGEALIRDIIGCYLSGYRTIEVVSTYMTPEQKRDIHQIVSKLIGPEILEETGNKVLIQDLLNSEELQSDRALRRLRTVVRSMIQDAIDSLIGMKKSLAEDVIQRDDDVDRLNLLVSRQFTEMLRTGALSQSSLDVITAFNYALAASNLERIADHAHTIAALVIEHSTPVPEDMAVELSRISAIIGGLIDEAISALLNRNTETANSIIERTKEIRREAMRNLEPIISSSSAENQEEIMMRMVVSSSIARFLDHIKNIGEFTINMTHAQLHNH; this comes from the coding sequence ATGGAGACGAGAAAGGTTCAGAGGACCGGGAAATCGACGTTCATAGTCTCACTCCCCAAGGGCTGGGCGGTGAGAAACGGCATAAAGCCCGGATCCATAGTGTACATCACACAGGGGGATAGCGGGGATCTCATACTCTCACCTCAGCGGACGAGCCAGAATCTGAAGGTGAAGCTTGACATCGGGGAGAAGTCGGGAGAGGCGCTGATCAGGGACATCATCGGATGTTATCTGTCAGGGTACAGAACGATCGAGGTGGTCTCCACCTACATGACGCCGGAGCAGAAGAGGGACATACATCAGATCGTGAGCAAGCTGATCGGTCCCGAGATACTGGAGGAGACCGGTAACAAGGTTCTCATCCAGGATCTTTTGAACTCTGAGGAGCTCCAGTCAGACAGGGCTCTCAGGCGGCTCAGGACCGTCGTGAGGTCGATGATACAGGATGCGATCGACTCTCTGATAGGGATGAAGAAGAGCCTCGCAGAGGATGTCATACAGCGCGACGATGATGTGGATCGCCTCAATCTTCTTGTATCGCGCCAGTTCACCGAGATGCTCAGGACCGGCGCGCTCTCGCAGAGCTCTCTAGACGTCATCACGGCCTTCAACTACGCGCTCGCTGCATCCAACCTGGAGAGGATCGCAGATCACGCACACACCATAGCAGCTCTGGTGATCGAGCACAGCACGCCTGTCCCTGAGGACATGGCAGTTGAGCTCTCGAGGATCTCCGCGATCATTGGCGGTCTCATAGATGAGGCCATATCAGCACTGCTAAACAGAAACACAGAGACAGCTAACTCGATAATAGAGCGGACGAAGGAGATACGCAGGGAGGCGATGAGGAACCTGGAACCCATCATATCCAGCTCATCGGCGGAGAACCAGGAGGAGATCATGATGAGAATGGTGGTATCAAGCAGCATCGCGAGATTCCTGGATCACATAAAGAACATCGGCGAGTTCACCATCAATATGACACACGCCCAGCTTCACAACCATTGA
- a CDS encoding GNAT family N-acetyltransferase, translating to MEIMEHYYSDLRAQWPEKFVSLERAFSHIHAGDRIFIGTGCGEPQFLVQALADYVREHPKAFFDTEILHVWTLGAAPYTDIKFRENFRLNTFFIGRSTRDAVNKELADYTPIFFSAIPDLIDRGRIPIDVALIQTTPPDRHGYLNLGISVDIVKAAVERASVVIAQINSNMPRVQGDGFIHMDDVSFVIPHDEPLLEYVESVPTELAQQIGRYVARIVEDGSTIEAGYGMIPNAVLANLKHKKHLGIHTSLLTDGFIELMKVGAVDNSMKSIDRYKTIASFCMGTRKTYEYIHDNPAIEFKTIDYTNNPLIIAKNRNMVSINSAMEVDLTGQATAESLGTFFHSGIGGQADFMRGAVLSPGGKAILALPSTAENGRISRIVPMLREGAGVTLTRGDLHYVVTEYGIAYLHGKNVRERAMDLIALAHPKFRPWLLEEAKRLSLIYADQQFIPGEKGEYPEHLETYRTTKTGINILLRPVRITDEPLLKDFFYSLSDETMYQRFASARKGMSHKQLQDFVVIDYTREMVILAVIEEDDKEEVIGLGQYSIAEGTHTAEVAIVVRDDYQRKGVGMEILSYLVYLARKQGLFYLNAEVLVENQAVLRMFERLNLRTERKLEGGVYSVKIYL from the coding sequence ATGGAGATCATGGAGCACTACTACAGTGATCTGAGGGCGCAGTGGCCTGAAAAGTTCGTCTCGCTGGAGAGGGCGTTCAGCCACATACACGCGGGCGACAGGATCTTCATAGGCACCGGCTGCGGCGAGCCGCAGTTCCTGGTCCAGGCGCTCGCCGACTACGTTAGGGAGCATCCGAAGGCCTTCTTCGACACTGAGATACTTCACGTATGGACGCTGGGCGCTGCTCCATACACAGACATCAAGTTCAGGGAGAACTTCAGGCTGAACACATTCTTCATCGGGAGAAGCACGCGCGATGCTGTGAACAAGGAGCTCGCGGATTATACCCCCATATTCTTCTCAGCGATACCTGATCTGATAGACAGGGGGCGCATACCGATAGATGTCGCGTTAATACAGACAACACCTCCGGACAGGCACGGTTACCTGAACCTGGGGATAAGCGTTGACATCGTGAAGGCTGCTGTGGAGAGAGCGTCAGTTGTCATAGCACAGATAAACTCGAACATGCCCAGGGTCCAGGGAGACGGCTTCATCCACATGGATGATGTGAGCTTTGTTATACCCCACGACGAGCCTCTCCTGGAGTACGTGGAGAGCGTGCCGACAGAGCTGGCCCAGCAGATTGGAAGGTATGTGGCGCGGATAGTGGAGGACGGATCCACGATCGAGGCCGGCTACGGAATGATACCGAACGCGGTCCTCGCAAACCTGAAGCACAAGAAGCATCTCGGCATTCACACATCGCTTCTGACAGATGGGTTCATAGAGCTCATGAAGGTAGGGGCTGTTGATAACTCGATGAAGAGCATAGACAGATACAAGACCATAGCCTCGTTCTGCATGGGCACCCGGAAGACGTACGAGTACATACATGATAATCCGGCGATAGAGTTCAAGACGATCGATTACACGAACAATCCTCTCATCATAGCGAAGAACCGGAACATGGTATCGATCAACAGCGCGATGGAGGTCGATCTCACAGGCCAGGCGACAGCCGAGTCTCTCGGAACGTTCTTCCACAGCGGCATTGGAGGCCAGGCAGACTTCATGCGCGGCGCGGTCCTCTCGCCCGGGGGCAAGGCGATTCTCGCTTTGCCATCGACCGCTGAGAACGGGAGGATATCGAGGATAGTTCCGATGCTCAGGGAGGGCGCAGGGGTCACACTGACGAGAGGGGATCTGCATTATGTGGTCACAGAGTACGGGATCGCCTACCTCCACGGCAAGAACGTCAGGGAGCGTGCGATGGATCTCATAGCCCTGGCGCACCCGAAGTTCCGGCCGTGGCTTTTAGAGGAGGCGAAGCGGCTCTCGCTCATCTATGCGGACCAGCAGTTCATACCCGGCGAGAAGGGCGAGTACCCGGAGCACCTGGAGACGTACAGAACGACGAAGACCGGCATCAACATACTTCTCAGGCCGGTCAGGATCACAGACGAGCCGCTCCTGAAGGATTTCTTCTACTCTCTATCAGACGAGACGATGTACCAGCGTTTCGCATCAGCACGCAAGGGCATGAGCCACAAGCAGCTTCAGGATTTTGTTGTTATAGATTACACCAGAGAGATGGTAATTCTCGCCGTGATCGAGGAGGATGACAAAGAGGAGGTGATCGGCCTCGGACAGTACAGCATCGCGGAGGGAACGCATACCGCAGAGGTGGCCATAGTCGTCAGAGATGACTATCAGAGAAAGGGTGTGGGCATGGAGATCCTCTCGTATCTGGTATACCTGGCGAGAAAGCAGGGGTTGTTCTATCTGAACGCTGAGGTTCTTGTGGAGAACCAGGCGGTTCTGAGGATGTTCGAGCGGCTCAACCTCCGGACTGAGAGGAAGCTGGAGGGGGGTGTGTATTCGGTTAAGATTTACCTGTGA
- a CDS encoding FkbM family methyltransferase yields MDLDRLVLGAELPDGVLIRFRPFSEGDADMIRDVYQHRHYDLLDIRPGEVVFDVGAHIGSFALRAAGMVGEDGLVVAVEPERSNYELLRMNSEGMDSIIPLRMALSDFRGTGRLFLAEGTVAHSLVFRRSTFWDEVPVNTMNGLIEELGIGPDVVKIDAEGAALKILSCADRMRCRKIAIAAYHFPAEDLQVAGRLRSMGFMPNIIHVRASVYRSPFAPSVPIVTGEWRGNV; encoded by the coding sequence ATGGATCTGGATCGTCTTGTGCTGGGCGCAGAACTCCCAGATGGTGTTCTGATCAGATTCCGGCCGTTCTCCGAGGGGGACGCTGATATGATAAGGGACGTATACCAGCACAGGCACTACGATCTCCTGGACATACGCCCGGGCGAGGTGGTGTTTGATGTTGGCGCGCATATCGGATCGTTCGCGTTAAGAGCTGCAGGGATGGTGGGGGAGGATGGCCTTGTGGTCGCGGTGGAGCCGGAGCGGAGCAACTACGAGCTTCTCAGGATGAATTCGGAGGGAATGGATAGCATCATTCCACTGCGCATGGCTCTGTCTGATTTCAGGGGAACTGGCAGGCTATTTCTTGCAGAGGGGACAGTTGCTCACTCCCTGGTCTTCCGCAGAAGCACCTTCTGGGATGAGGTTCCTGTCAACACCATGAACGGTCTCATCGAGGAGCTTGGGATCGGGCCGGATGTGGTCAAGATCGACGCTGAGGGTGCTGCGCTGAAGATCCTGAGCTGTGCTGATAGAATGCGCTGCAGGAAGATCGCGATCGCAGCGTACCACTTCCCTGCTGAGGACCTCCAGGTCGCAGGCAGGCTGCGATCGATGGGTTTCATGCCGAATATAATCCATGTGAGGGCGAGCGTATACAGAAGCCCTTTCGCCCCAAGCGTGCCCATAGTCACGGGCGAGTGGAGGGGAAACGTCTGA